Proteins found in one Leishmania major strain Friedlin complete genome, chromosome 35 genomic segment:
- a CDS encoding hypothetical protein (previous protein_id=AAZ14646.1) — protein MSTPSICKSATSIADSLDGEEFLAASPFHPGNADLRSMVQDSPRTSFQPRFARIDSMDYRGQSIVEHVNNTAPTSCVSSRMPQRSHPRKPVAPNWRAEAATNTLPPHSDHTRPRDKPRSGFGLDTRDLRAEYSSAPARPKCATSSVPVLPSTAAKVAAAGSSCQALKTSKSSSQTASGSERTLSSGGVSDLPLTSPFSCSDSAKDVQEEHTASLCGTSKRSTNGSESREATLRNHPLRRSAGATATASVDAPGSDIAVHMRPECEDVDLIHSDDARLTGAPRRGTVPAPTTGAKLTPTLSNALSPHSSSPVTRAPSAPSPISRFRSVLVESRSSLGVAASSPWRTSPEKGTATERSGASVQLVAAGAASLAAVSPVSPKHVSPMPPSNLQTAESDASAGSAPLRQNVSKHRHSMRLLPQCSTDVHTTEKSDAAAVSIPVVSKALRRNSTSPLQTVVATSSVAPDSAKVTRSSDGGPSEIARVPRLSAKMHSLKVNAPRPAPDRQLRVAPLQMAARKTLERIPARVALTKGPEQRGAQTPRDNPHQEHRSRIDLVEGRETVSVKTSTSQKSGSLRNVGVVDVSNSKQRIYYCTPSLGDEIMPNFARDAADLHLKVNRPSIFTSAIRTTVKGSGKLRDAKVAPLAHLQPLPNLSSRRPSKDSASPVSLTPPRADLATAPPSPQPYSLVGSPLRSDSHSAQAPL, from the coding sequence ATGAGTACGCCGTCCATCTGCAAGAGCGCCACCTCCATTGCCGACAGTCTTGACGGTGAGGAGTTTCTGGCTGCTAGCCCCTTTCACCCGGGCAATGCGGATCTCCGCTCCATGGTGCAGGACTCTCCACGGACGAGCTTTCAGCCGCGCTTTGCGCGCATCGATTCGATGGATTACCGGGGTCAAAGCATCGTTGAGCACGTGAACAATACGGCGCCGACCAGCTGCGTATCGTCGCGTATGCCGCAGAGGTCGCATCCGCGGAAGCCCGTAGCGCCAAACTGGCgtgccgaggcggcgaccAACACATTGCCACCGCATTCTGACCATACGCGGCCGAGGGACAAACCGCGCTCTGGCTTCGGGCTTGACACTCGCGACCTAAGGGCGGAGTACTCGagtgcgccggcgcggccTAAGTGCGCCACTTCATCTGTCCCAGTCCTGCCCTCAacggcggcgaaggtggcggctgccggAAGCTCTTGTCAGGCGCTGAAGACCTCTAAAAGCAGCTCACAGACCGCTTCCGGGTCGGAGCGCACTctcagcagcggtggcgtttCGGATCTGCCCTTGACCTCGCCATTCTCatgcagcgacagcgccaaGGACGTGCAAGAGGAACATACGGCAAGTCTTTGTGGAACCTCGAAGAGGAGTACCAACGGCAGCGAATCTAGGGAAGCCACGCTGCGGAACCATCCACTGCGCCGGAGTGCCGGCGCCACTGCAACAGCGTCCGTAGACGCACCCGGCAGCGACATCGCCGTTCACATGCGCCCTGAATGTGAAGACGTGGACCTCATCCACAGCGACGATGCTCGCCTTACCGGCGCCCCTCGACGGGGGACGGTACCAGCTCCTACCACCGGTGCAAAACTGACTCCGACGTTGTCCAATGCGTTGTCGCCGCACTCATCATCACCGGTAACAAGAGCCCCCTCAGCACCTTCGCCAATCTCGAGGTTTCGTTCTGTGCTGGTGgagagccgcagcagccttgGCGTTGCCGCGTCATCTCCGTGGCGGACTTCCCCAGAAAAGGGCACTGCAACAGAGAGAAGTGGCGCCTCCGTGCAGTTAGTCGCAGCTGGTGCCGCCAGCCTGGCCGCCGTATCGCCTGTGTCGCCGAAGCACGTCTCCCCCATGCCGCCGTCGAACTTGCAGACAGCGGAGAGCGACGCCAGTGCTGGCTCAGCACCGTTGCGCCAAAACGTCAGCAAACACCGTCACtcgatgcggctgctgccgcagtgctCCACGGACGTGCACACCACCGAAAAAAgtgacgccgcagcagttTCCATTCCCGTGGTGTcgaaggcgctgcgccgtAATAGCACCTCTCCATTGCAGACCGTTGTCGCAACGTCTTCAGTAGCGCCGGATTCGGCAAAAGTGACGCGTTCGTCCGACGGCGGTCCATCTGAAATCGCTAGGGTGCCACGGCTATCTGCTAAGATGCACTCTCTGAAGGTGAACGCACCGCGACCCGCACCTGatcggcagctgcgcgtggcACCTTTGCAGATGGCTGCGCGCAAAACTCTGGAGCGTATCCCAGCGCGCGTTGCGCTGACCAAGGGTCCCGAGCAGCGGGGTGCCCAAACGCCCCGGGACAACCCACATCAAGAGCACCGTTCGCGGATCGATCTTGTGGAGGGCCGCGAAACGGTTTCCGTAAAGACCAGCACGTCGCAGAAGTCAGGCTCGCTGCGGAACGTCGGCGTGGTCGACGTCAGCAACTCAAAGCAGCGCATCTACTACTGCACACCGTCGCTCGGTGATGAGATCATGCCGAACTTCGCCAGGGACGCTGCCGACCTGCACCTCAAGGTGAACCGGCCAAGCATTTTCACCTCGGCCATTCGCACAACAGTGAAGGGGTCTGGAAAGCTGAGAGACGCCAAAGTTGCCCCTCTTGCTCATCTGCAACCGCTGCCGAACCTTTCTTCGCGGCGACCGTCGAAGGATAGTGCGTCCCCGGTGTCTTTGACCCCGCCGCGCGCGGATTTAGCCACCGCACCCCCGTCACCGCAGCCGTACTCATTGGTTGGATCGCCTTTGCGCTCCGATTCTCACTCGGCGCAGGCACCGTTATAA
- a CDS encoding hypothetical protein (previous protein_id=AAZ14647.1) — protein sequence MADFPEWNSGEIVEEDVGEYLDPRSALAAKVPPKMRRQGRLPPKKDTTLSASPKAIVGFVPMMECDVLDDEFADKGLGGLPLELCVDSRQSSKLSPPHHAVPQPKGLPASANGSEAAPTQLASPSLAMRVPPCAASASGVSAADRGSRAAAAPQRLSSAVRASSETGRPNAAPQNTDPSRPPPSKLRSMSGVQSMKSTMPLPAGRPNGSKPSKPSKRVFRVSSSGASVSSADGSTTSECDSSIREAPLPLSAPAGMSLPALQGKAARARPDTLRKSFSAETPAPLQAKIPSHASLSSRASGVRGPQSMPTDRAVSCGVPAPASSSRVANPHSSLKGPVSGSYAVRSSRVAPSVAAPAPTGPTRSSAASTIRTHATRSSSITRSTSQQRTVLNLKSEPEPSSGDYAYGGFFVCERTVEHQSKDSLAGTQVLTAASSAASSTDYSVLRGTYDPYAYGPGTTGSSIAAPRIGSAPGSAMSEQRDTTARLPVLPAFSGQRSNAMLSALLQHPRPPRHAASAGTTASRTHSFSHQGPVSKAAMTGTKALLAASSLAEGSEDEEVKEEEEEENKMSVSSDRQNADKHRKAEPHKKREVRRRGTDFDKI from the coding sequence ATGGCGGATTTCCCCGAATGGAACTCTGGCGAGATCGTTGAGGAAGATGTTGGTGAATACCTGGACCCGCGCAGCGCTCTTGCAGCAAAGGTGCCACCCAAGATGCGCCGACAAGGACGCCTTCCTCCGAAGAAGGACACGACGCTCTCTGCGAGCCCTAAGGCAATCGTCGGCTTTGTTCCGATGATGGAGTGCGACGTTTTAGATGACGAATTCGCTGACAAGGGCCTTGGCGGTTTGCCTCTAGAGCTGTGCGTTGACAGTAGGCAATCGTCTAAGCTGTCGCCGCCCCATCATGCCGTGCCGCAGCCGAAGGGACTGCCCGCATCCGCGAATGGGTcagaggcggcgccgacgcaatTGGCTAGCCCATCATTGGCCATGCGCGTCCCACcatgcgcggcgtcggcgagcgGCGTTTCTGCCGCCGATCGAGGCAgcagagctgccgctgctccccaGCGGCTCTCTTCCGCAGTGAGAGCATCCAGCGAAACTGGGCGGCCCAATGCTGCGCCACAGAACACCGATCCcagccgccctcctccgtcgAAGTTGCGGTCGATGTCCGGCGTACAAAGCATGAAATCTacgatgccgctgcctgctggtCGCCCGAACGGGAGCAAACCTTCGAAGCCGAGCAAGCGCGTATTTAGGGTCTCTTCGTCAGGGGCGTCTgtgagcagcgccgacggTAGCACGACCTCTGAGTGCGACAGCAGCATCCGGGAAGCTCCTCTACCTCTCTCAGCTCCTGCAGGCATGAGTCTGCCGGCCCTACAAGGCAAGGCTGCCCGTGCTAGGCCTGACACTCTTCGCAAGTCCTTCTCTGCTGAAACGCCGGCGCCACTGCAGGCCAAGATCCCATCGCACGCCTCGCTGTCTTCCAGAGCGTCGGGAGTACGCGGGCCACAGTCAATGCCGACAGATCGCGCCGTGTCGTGCGGCGTCCCTGCACCTGCTTCTTCTTCGCGGGTAGCGAACCCACATTCATCCTTGAAGGGACCTGTAAGCGGCAGCTACGCCGTTCGTAGTTCGAGGGTTGCACCGAGCGtggctgctcctgctcccaCGGGCCCCacgagaagcagcgcggcatcgaCGATTCGAACACACGCGACGCGCTCCTCGAGCATAACGCGGAGCACCTCTCAGCAACGCACCGTGCTGAATCTCAAGAGCGAGCCCGAACCATCGAGTGGCGACTACGCGTACGGCGGCTTCTTTGTATGTGAAAGAACCGTCGAACATCAGAGCAAGGACTCTCTCGCCGGAACACAGGtgctcaccgccgcctccagtgCTGCCTCGTCGACCGACTACTCGGTTCTGCGAGGGACATACGACCCGTACGCGTACGGGCCGGGCACGACGGGGTCTTCGatagcggcgccgcgcatCGGCTCTGCTCCGGGGTCTGCGATGAGTGAGCAGCGCGACACCACCGCTCGCTTACCTGTGCTGCCCGCCTTCAGCGGCCAACGGTCCAATGCCATGCTATCGGCATTACTACAGCACCCTCGACCCCCACGGCACGCAGCGTCTGCCGGTACCACGGCTTCCCGCACGCACTCCTTTTCTCACCAGGGACCCGTCTCCAAAGCTGCAATGACGGGCACAAAGGCACTGTTGGCGGCTTCCAGCCTCGCCGAGGGCAGTGAGGACGAAGAGgtcaaggaggaggaggaggaggagaataAAATgagcgtcagcagcgaccGCCAGAACGCGGACAAGCACCGCAAAGCTGAGCCGCACAAAAAGCGGGAGGTGCGTCGACGCGGCACGGATTTCGACAAGATTTGA
- a CDS encoding hypothetical protein (previous protein_id=AAZ14645.1) translates to MQMRRDALGNGKALEFAKELSLAYKQVIQATQHIGKQRQALTGCTDLSVKTREWAAAEHDIAGALEKYGAAPYWVEQRGWRPGRLQSFEAAHSRASSGTEVSYLCSRLRGYVKAAFTAHVTKPPKLNASEVDVAELLTFFTGSGDGALVVEVALAKFFVVENMHVRAPELWVMNYLLHCYGVEEGIMLAHEADVVDGGFKQQGGGAFEEQFLIQKNIWAVSQVLVPHCYAVTRCDEATAKAGVEACVRCEGTEGQGTEGAFPTWPGTPPASLPPAYRLARSVNDYGKEAGEDKTSRIIGELDGVIYDASARQVLLVLEAKQNIDVCKAFKQKERLYNALDATRKTLSQASQGAALTAVQLSAENETNTATTTAAGRNATPAAEAACAASTKLHTDPVVLRFFVTPTPAAEAARENFSVNGCSLVTGVGAEPAANFQDMRNSGDMASAAAPPVRSKAAAARLATAGNPFFTQDNFAAFFGATASAVQGDSTAPSPTPTRSDSMTPRHLGRDQRWIYLTSLSTGNSPGARTTVPAPGGTIHMVELTLVKTACNFVAEAYDSYFQISTLPPTATPALQSLVSAMRVCSAYAPETEPMALFHLFLELPPQECISARAETAAVSRSDPCEYVLHLFRHDVRCKDGAAALEQVWLRENFIDGLVLSEHSFI, encoded by the coding sequence ATGCAGATgcggcgcgacgcgctggGGAATGGTAAAGCCTTAGAGTTCGCGAAAGAGCTTTCTCTCGCATACAAGCAGGTGATACAGGCAACACAGCATATTGGGAAACAGCGCCAAGCACTCACCGGCTGCACGGATCTGTCTGTGAAGACAAGGGAGTGGGCGGCTGCCGAGCATGACATTGCTGGTGCCCTGGAAAAATATGGAGCTGCACCCTACTGGGTGGAGCAGCGGGGCTGGCGTCCTGGTCGCCTTCAGTCCTTTGAGGCTGCCCACTCGCGCGCTAGTAGTGGCACCGAAGTGTCGTATTTATGTAGCCGTCTGCGCGGCTACGTAAAGGCCGCGTTTACCGCGCACGTCACAAAGCCGCCGAAACTGAATGCGTCGGAGGTAGATGTGGCGGAGTTGCTCACTTTTTTCACAGGTAGTGGCGATGGGGCCCTcgtggtggaggtggcgctaGCCAAGTTTTTCGTTGTTGAGAACATGCACGTGAGAGCCCCTGAGCTGTGGGTGATGAACTACTTGTTACACTGCTACGGCGTCGAGGAGGGTATCATGCTGGCGCACGAGGCAGATGTAGTTGATGGCGGATTCAAGcagcagggcggcggcgcctttGAAGAGCAGTTTCTAATACAGAAGAACATATGGGCGGTTTCCCAGGTCCTCGTGCCGCATTGCTACGCCGTAACGCGCTGTGACGAGGCGACAGCCAAGGCTGGGGTGGAGGCCTGTGTTCGCTGCGAAGGGACTGAGGGGCAGGGGACAGAGGGCGCATTTCCAACGTGGCCGGGGACGCCGCCAGCCTCTCTTCCGCCGGCGTACCGTCTTGCGCGCAGCGTGAACGACTACGGGAAAGAGGCTGGTGAGGATAAAACAAGCCGCATTATTGGTGAGCTTGATGGTGTGATCTATGATGCCTCCGCCCGCCAGGTTTTGTTGGTGCTGGAGGCAAAGCAGAACATTGATGTATGCAAGGCATTCAAGCAGAAGGAACGCCTGTACAACGCGCTGGATGCTACAAGGAAGACGTTGTCGCAGGCGTCTcagggggcggcgctgacggctgTCCAGCTGTCGGCCGAAAATGAGACCAATACGGCAACTACCACTGCCGCAGGTCGGAACGCGACCCCCGCTGCAGAAGCCGCATGCGCAGCCTCAACTAAGCTGCACACCGATCCGGTGGTGCTTCGCTTTTTCGTGACTCCGACACCAGCTGCGGAAGCAGCACGCGAAAACTTCTCCGTGAATGGATGCTCGCTGGTGACCGGTGTGGGCGCCGAGCCCGCTGCGAACTTCCAAGACATGCGGAATTCTGGTGACATggcctcggcggctgcgccaccCGTTCGCTCaaaggcagctgcagctcgcctCGCGACTGCTGGTAACCCCTTTTTCACACAAGACAACTTTGCCGCCTTCTTTGGGGCAACTGCGAGTGCGGTGCAAGGTGATTCCACGGCACCGTCTCCGACTCCAACGAGAAGCGATAGCATGACGCCTCGACATTTGGGACGAGATCAGCGATGGATTTATCTAACCTCCTTGTCCACGGGGAACTCCCCTGGTGCGAGAACCACAGTGCCTGCACCTGGTGGTACCATACACATGGTTGAGCTGACGCTTGTCAAGACTGCGTGCAACTTTGTCGCTGAAGCATACGACAGCTACTTCCAAATAAGCACGCTTCCACCGACTGCGACGCCGGCTCTGCAGTCTCTCGTGTCAGCTATGCGGGTGTGTTCTGCTTACGCGCCCGAAACAGAGCCAATGGCTCTTTTTCATCTCTTTCTTGAGCTGCCCCCGCAGGAGTGCATCAGCGCCCGTGCAGAGACAGCGGCGGTGAGCCGGTCGGATCCTTGCGAGTATGTCCTTCATCTGTTCCGCCATGACGTCCGGTGCAaagacggcgcagcagctctcgaGCAGGTATGGCTGCGAGAGAACTTCATTGATGGCCTTGTTTTGTCCGAGCACTCCTTCATCTGA
- a CDS encoding conserved hypothetical protein (previous protein_id=AAZ14649.1) codes for MPRVFARPCVTLSAFQMKPYSTMECGAERQTHDMLRHTVERLWHPFTQGHRGADLNIYRFRENLAGLCCPGNIFTCQVNGIVGGTRVLEDFFATLLSGFDIVHTSVEGSRGKPLSNPADICNYTGYYVLAHTRPFLGWKPSATSLRSTGPTSALPETTTRSNVQYEFNGATPETASRSAFLLNDFDGVEAAETTATVDSEPEASSKISTLVVPFTTYVEGLVDHSRLSHLVLRTPVMELLRTRPTCPEAVQKCLESREALKIFATLRRAGVKPELITATTLLSASKRDPAWMSALGIL; via the coding sequence ATGCCGCGCGTGTTCGCCAGGCCCTGCGTGACGTTGAGCGCATTCCAGATGAAGCCATACAGCACGATGGAGTGCGGCGCAGAGCGTCAGACACATGACATGCTGCGACACACTGTAGAGCGACTGTGGCACCCGTTCACACAGGGCCATCGAGGTGCAGATCTCAACATCTACCGCTTTCGCGAGAACCTCGCAGGCCTTTGCTGCCCTGGTAACATCTTCACCTGCCAGGTAAACGGCATTGTGGGTGGCACTCGGGTGCTGGAAGACTTTTTCGCCACGCTGCTAAGCGGGTTTGACATTGTTCACACATCTGTCGAGGGCTCACGTGGGAAGCCACTGTCGAATCCGGCTGACATATGCAACTACACGGGATACTATGTGCTGGCTCACACTCGCCCTTTTCTGGGGTGGAAGCCGTCGGCGACGTCGCTACGCAGCACAGGGCCCACTTCCGCACTACCGGAGACAACTACCCGTAGCAATGTCCAGTACGAATTCAATGGCGCGACACCAGAGACGGCGTCGCGTTCGGCATTCCTGCTCAACGACTTCGATGGGGTCGAGGCCGCtgagacgacggcgacggttGACAGTGAACCCGAAGCATCGTCGAAAATCTCCACGCTGGTCGTGCCATTCACCACGTATGTGGAGGGGTTGGTTGATCACAGTCGCCTCTCGCATCTCGTCTTGCGGACGCCCGtcatggagctgctgcgaacTCGCCCCACGTGcccggaggcggtgcagaagTGCCTTGAGAGTCGTGAGGCGCTCAAGATCttcgcgacgctgcgccgcgccggtgTAAAGCCGGAGCTGATCACTGCCACGACGCTCCTGAGTGCCTCAAAGCGAGACCCGGCGTGGATGTCGGCCCTTGGCATCCTGTAG
- a CDS encoding conserved hypothetical protein (previous protein_id=AAZ14648.1) yields MSRPTWSHGGRILFNASRVYYVPDEPCLPPLRWMPERQRFEYLRKDIEEDVSLRASLAELAEACSQLYQLQPLQQQLPAASLNGYLPCEALYGVLPLGEASNSALLYVTEKEYVCTLCVGGAEHDVFAVRGLQWLFLPCATSALSGRRQSGRPLRHHRDCLRSGNRNDGGGGEMLDGANDDAESGMYGRHLCNSPNSDSTSETDEEENDNAENGSSVMQRLPTKTLNEYLAVLNRFCESINIEDRGQRARAAAAAAANAHTNGGVQERSSQLPGIVGPANRFSYLYYSPTLDLSADPVHLLALITHSAHPHVEDGAASTSGGAVSDTTNGSLSSNTNRESSGTTTEFSDQPRLSKRALQSAASHLWGERRAAALTRQLYQWNGPLIGDAFALPTLAVLREEQVRGRAEASKEPSVLEESRREPWRRVCADELLRDELAQYQQRGGQGGGAVSLPAGTMPATSFSSLPLYIPSYIRGLVAQAVAPPSARMTLVTRMCCRWAGTRYNRRGLEPGHSGVVANMAMTSLWVTPQSATSAAPSMEKSEVTSGARRFAVYSMLRGSVPRRWEQPANLSLKPTIKIAPVGNAAEELGRHVRLLKQCLPQLHALYCLDTMSTSELEEPLSEAFATAVRRYNEDPPSPFMAAKSGTYLATSSAGAPAEEKDGAAAAMTAGNGEDLAGASNTPTRDPMVTLVKYNVQRAMKTLPYAGMMRECIAKLDSESGGDTWLDFTKGEAHAPRAGDDRASMSGGESTLHDSSSLTGTGADAGHRDAAPRLSLTHVQSRLVRVNCLDCLDRTNLVQSFLCCAALPQMIEYVEGRSQGLDQPSTSAERLSRGDGDLAQVFDRLRLLLVAQGTAVAQLYAGTKPHFVPYMLNGHYHWSHKARESVLALLRWYQQNFFDGVKQDGVSLVTRQHDPQVFNADIESPFSRDLSGMNHQVLCGVLLGVMPCFYSLLMCVSERGGFSSFVFQLHFGICMCWIAYLSVLYNKLMRYRVTYTNRPLLLYTRQADWC; encoded by the coding sequence ATGTCGCGCCCAACGTGGTCACACGGCGGCCGCATCCTCTTCAACGCGTCCCGCGTCTACTATGTGCCGGATGAGCCGTGTCTGCCACCGCTTCGATGGATgccggagcggcagcggtttGAGTATCTGCGCAAGGATATCGAAGAGGACGTCTCGTTGCGTGCGTCGCTGGCGGAGCTTGCCGAGGCGTGCTCGCAGCTGTACCAGCTAcagccgctccagcagcagttgCCAGCCGCGTCTCTGAACGGATACTTGCCTTGCGAGGCGCTCTACGGCGTCCTGCCCCTGGGCGAGGCAAGCAACTCCGCCCTGCTTTACGTCACAGAAAAGGAGTACGTGTGTACGCTGTGCGTGGGGGGCGCGGAGCACGACGTGTTCGCCGTGCGAGGACTGCAGTGGCTCTTTTTGCCGTGCGCCACGTCGGCCTTGTCGGGACGGCGACAGAGTGGCCGGCCTCTGCGGCATCATCGCGACTGCCTGCGAAGTGGAAACCGcaacgatggcggcggtggtgagaTGCTGGATGGTGCAAATGATGACGCTGAAAGCGGCATGTATGGGCGGCATCTCTGTAACTCCCCCAACAGCGACTCCACGAGCGAGACAGATGAAGAGGAGAACGACAACGCTGAGAACGGGTCGTCCGTGATGCAGCGCTTGCCCACAAAGACGCTGAACGAATATCTTGCTGTGCTGAACCGCTTTTGCGAGTCCATCAACATCGAGGACAGAGGTCAGCGTGCccgtgcggcagcagctgctgccgctaaTGCACACACCAATGGCGGGGTGCAAGAGAGATCTTCGCAGCTGCCTGGGATTGTTGGCCCCGCCAACCGCTTCTCGTACTTGTATTACTCGCCGACACTGGACCTCAGCGCCGATCCCGTGCACCTCTTGGCCCTGATCACTCACAGCGCGCATCCGCACGTCGAagacggtgctgcgtcgactagcggtggtgcggtgaGTGACACCACAAACGGCTCGCTGTCGTCGAATACTAATcgagagagcagcggcacgacgACCGAGTTCTCCGATCAGCCACGCCTCTCcaagcgcgcgctgcagagcgcAGCGAGCCATTtgtggggggagaggcgtGCGGCCGCCCTTACACGCCAGTTGTACCAGTGGAATGGACCACTTATCGGTGACGCCTTTGCACTGCCGACCCTGGCGGTGCTAAGGGAAGAGCAGGTGAGGGGGCGTGCGGAGGCGAGCAAGGAACCGTCCGTCCTTGAAGAGTCGAGGCGCGAGCCGTggaggcgcgtctgcgccgaTGAACTGCTTCGCGACGAGCTGGCGCAGTACCAGCAACGCGGCGGTcagggtggcggtgccgtctctctgcctgccgGCACGATGCCCGCCACATCCTTCTCGTCGTTGCCCCTTTACATCCCATCATACATTCGTGGCCTTGTCGCCCAGGCAGTGGCGCCCCCGTCCGCGCGCATGACGCTGGTGACTCGcatgtgctgccgctgggcCGGGACGCGGTACAACCGGCGCGGCCTCGAGCCCGGACACAGCGGCGTCGTAGCGAACATGGCGATGACGTCGCTTTGGGTGACACCGCAATCAGCGACGAGTGCCGCTCCTTCAATGGAGAAGAGCGAAGTTACCTCAGGCGCCAGAAGGTTTGCTGTGTACAGCATGCTTCGCGGCTCCGTCCCGCGGCGATGGGAACAGCCCGCAAACCTCTCGCTGAAGCCGACTATCAAGATCGCCCCGGTTGGCAATGCTGCCGAGGAGCTTGGTCGCCATGTGCGACTTCTGAAGCAGtgcctgccgcagctgcatgCCCTCTACTGCCTGGACACCATGTCTACCTCCGAGTTGGAGGAGCCGCTCTCTGAGGccttcgccaccgctgtccgTCGCTACAACGAGGACCCGCCGAGTCCCTTCATGGCTGCCAAGAGTGGCACGTATCTCGCCACGTCAAGCGCAGGAGCGCCGGCAGAAGAGAAGGatggcgcggctgctgccatgACGGCAGGCAATGGCGAAGATTTGGCCGGCGCATCTAACACTCCGACTCGTGACCCCATGGTGACACTGGTGAAGTATAACGTGCAGAGGGCTATGAAAACGCTGCCGTACGCTGGCATGATGCGCGAATGCATTGCCAAACTGGACAGTGAATCGGGCGGGGACACGTGGTTGGATTTCACCAAGGGCGAGGCGCACGCTCCGCGCGCTGGAGACGACAGGGCGTCCATGAGCGGAGGGGAGTCGACTTtgcacgacagcagcagcctgaCAGGCACGGGGGCAGATGCTGGACACAGggacgctgcgccgcgactCTCGCTGACCCATGTCCAGTCAAGACTGGTGCGGGTGAACTGCCTAGACTGCCTGGACCGTACCAACCTAGTGCAGAGCTTTCTGTgctgtgcggcgctgccgcagatgATTGAATACGTAGAAGGGAGATCACAAGGGCTGGACCAGCCGTCGACGTCTGCGGAGCGTCTGTCTCGGGGTGATGGCGACTTGGCACAGGTGTTCGACCGTCTTCGCCTGCTGCTCGTTGCGCAAGGCACGGCCGTCGCGCAGCTCTACGCCGGCACGAAGCCGCATTTCGTTCCCTACATGCTTAACGGGCATTACCATTGGTCGCATAAGGCGAGGGAGAGTGTGTTGGCGCTACTCCGGTGGTACCAACAGAACTTCTTTGACGGCGTGAAGCAGGATGGTGTGTCGCTGGTGACACGGCAGCACGATCCACAGGTGTTCAATGCCGATATCGAGAGCCCCTTCTCCCGCGATCTCAGCGGCATGAATCACCAGGTACTCTGCGGCGTCCTGCTTGGCGTCATGCCTTGCTTTTACAGTCTCCTCATGTGcgtgagcgagagagggggcttctcttcctttgtCTTTCAGCTGCACTTTGGCATTTGCATGTGCTGGATTGCCTACCTCTCTGTGCTGTACAACAAGCTCATGCGCTATCGCGTGACATATACGAAtcgcccgctgctgctatACACACGCCAGGCAGACTGGTGCTGA